In Aerococcaceae bacterium zg-252, the genomic window ACTCTTGAGCCATTGCTTCAGATTTACTACCCCAGCGTTCAGCGTAAATTAATTGTAATGGGTGTCTGGCTTTCACACGAGTATATTTAGCACCTTTACCACTTTGATGTGTTTTTAATCGTTTTGCCAAATTATTTGTATAGCCACCATATAAAGTATCATCTTGACAATATAGCACATAAAAGTAATGTTGCTCATTATGTTCCAAAATAAATCGCCTGCATTTCTTTCGTATACTGATGATTGTCATCATGCACAATAATCGGTGGTTCAATCCGAATACCATGTCGTCCACCACGATAAATGGCTTCAATTAATACAATATTGGCAATGGCATCTTTTTTAGGATAAGCAAATTTGATACGATGAACGGAAAATTGATGTGCCAATAGCTGTTCCATTAAATCATCTAAACGCTCTGGACGATGCACAATATACAATCTTCCCTTATCTCGTAATAATACAGCCGCCTGTTTAATCCATTGCGACATCGTCAAACTGACTTCATGTCGAGCTAATTGATGACTGGTTAAATGATGCAATTCTTTCGATGATTCGACTAAAAAATAAGGGGGATTACACGTAATAATGTCATACGGCTGCGATGCCTTGTTCAGTTGATTAATATCCCCTTGACTGATTGTAATCTGATGTTCTAATTGATTTAACTGAATACTACGCTGTGCCATATCGACTAATGGCTCCTGTAATTCAATTCCCTCTAATTTTTCTGTCGTTCTACCACTCAATAAAAGGGGGATAATCCCATTCCCAGAACAAAAATCCAAATAGCGAAAGGATCGCCGCTCAGGTAAACGAACAAAATCTGCTAATAACACA contains:
- a CDS encoding tRNA1(Val) (adenine(37)-N6)-methyltransferase, whose amino-acid sequence is MTAVVLKEHERIDQLIREKRQIIQSKQYFSFSLDAVLLADFVRLPERRSFRYLDFCSGNGIIPLLLSGRTTEKLEGIELQEPLVDMAQRSIQLNQLEHQITISQGDINQLNKASQPYDIITCNPPYFLVESSKELHHLTSHQLARHEVSLTMSQWIKQAAVLLRDKGRLYIVHRPERLDDLMEQLLAHQFSVHRIKFAYPKKDAIANIVLIEAIYRGGRHGIRIEPPIIVHDDNHQYTKEMQAIYFGT
- a CDS encoding GIY-YIG nuclease family protein produces the protein MTIISIRKKCRRFILEHNEQHYFYVLYCQDDTLYGGYTNNLAKRLKTHQSGKGAKYTRVKARHPLQLIYAERWGSKSEAMAQEYWFKQLKRQNKESYLAQAGIQTLPTKQFVIVNKLE